A single Oryctolagus cuniculus chromosome 18, mOryCun1.1, whole genome shotgun sequence DNA region contains:
- the SDR42E1 gene encoding short-chain dehydrogenase/reductase family 42E member 1: MDSPRSPKEVVLITGGSGYFGFRLAHALNQKGVHVILFDVHSPAQTLPEGVRFMAGDIRCLSDLEKAFQDAHIACVFHIASYGMSGREQLNRRRIEEVNVGGTENILRVCRRTGVPRLVYTSTFNVVFGGQVIRNGDESLPYLPLHLYPDHYSRTKSIAEKKVLEANGMALEGGQGVLRTCAVRPAGIYGPGEQRHLPRIVSYLERGLFKFVYGDPKSLVEFVHVDNLVQAHILASEALKADKGHVASGQPYFISDGKPVNNFEFFRPLVEGLGYPFPSIRLPLTLIYCFAFLTEIAHFLLGRLYNFQPFLTCAEVYKTGVTHYCSLEKAKKELGYEAQPFDLQEAVEWFKARGHGRSREGRTSVLVVWDVVLGLLLALLVFTWLQPSAILSL, from the exons ATGGACTCCCCAAGATCTCCAAAGGAAGTAGTCCTCATTACAGGAGGAAGTGGCTATTTTGGGTTCCG CCTAGCTCATGCCCTGAACCAGAAAGGAGTCCATGTGATTCTTTTCGATGTCCACAGCCCAGCTCAAACCCTTCCGGAAGGAGTCAGGTTCATGGCAGGGGACATCCGCTGCCTCTCTGACCTGGAGAAAGCCTTCCAGGACGCACACATCGCGTGTGTGTTCCATATCGCCTCGTACGGTATGTCAGGGCGGGAGCAGCTGAATCGCAGGCGGATCGAAGAAGTCAACGTGGGAGGCACCGAGAACATCCTCCGTGTGTGCCGCAGGACGGGGGTGCCCCGACTGGTGTACACGAGCACGTTCAACGTCGTGTTCGGAGGGCAGGTGATCAGAAACGGAGATGAGTCGCTGCCTTACTTGCCTCTTCACCTCTACCCTGATCACTACTCTCGAACGAAATCCATCGCAGAGAAGAAGGTGTTGGAGGCAAACGGGATGGCCCTGGAGGGAGGCCAAGGCGTCTTAAGAACCTGCGCTGTGCGGCCAGCAGGCATCTATGGGCCCGGGGAACAGAGGCACCTTCCCAGGATAGTGAGCTACTTGGAGAGGGGCCTGTTCAAGTTCGTGTACGGAGATCCCAAGAGCCTGGTTGAGTTTGTCCACGTGGATAACTTGGTGCAAGCCCACATCCTGGCCTCAGAGGCCCTGAAAGCTGACAAGGGCCACGTGGCCTCTGGGCAGCCCTACTTCATCTCAGATGGCAAGCCCGTGAATAATTTTGAGTTCTTCCGGCCTTTGGTGGAGGGCCTGGGCTACCCGTTCCCGTCCATCCGCCTGCCGCTGACCCTCATCTACTGCTTTGCTTTCCTAACAGAGATAGCCCACTTCCTTCTGGGTAGACTCTACAACTTCCAGCCCTTCCTCACCTGCGCTGAAGTTTACAAAACCGGTGTCACTCATTACTGTAGCCTAGAGAAAGCCAAGAAGGAGCTGGGTTACGAGGCCCAGCCATTCGACCTCCAGGAAGCCGTAGAGTGGTTCAAAGCCCGTGGCCACGGCAGAAGCCGTGAAGGCCGCACCTCAGTGCTCGTGGTCTGGGATGTGGTGTTGGGCTTACTGTTGGCTCTGTTGGTTTTCACCTGGCTGCAGCCTTCTGCAATTCTGTCTCTCTAA